Proteins encoded together in one Bos indicus isolate NIAB-ARS_2022 breed Sahiwal x Tharparkar chromosome 3, NIAB-ARS_B.indTharparkar_mat_pri_1.0, whole genome shotgun sequence window:
- the S100A10 gene encoding protein S100-A10 yields the protein MPSQMEHAMETMMFTFHKFAGDKGYLTKEDLRVLMEKEFPGFLENQKDPLAVDKIMKDLDQCRDGKVGFQSFFSLIAGLTIACNDYFVVHMKQKGKK from the exons ATGCCGTCTCAAATGGAGCACGCCATGGAAACCATGATGTTCACATTTCACAAATTTGCAGGTGATAAAGGTTACTTAACAAAGGAAGACCTGAGAGTACTCATGGAAAAGGAGTTCCCTGGATTTTTGGAA aaTCAAAAAGACCCTCTGGCCGTGGACAAAATAATGAAGGACCTGGACCAGTGTCGAGACGGCAAAGTGGGCTTCCAGAGCTTCTTTTCGCTAATCGCTGGGCTCACCATCGCATGCAATGACTATTTTGTAGTACACATGAAGCAGAAGGGGAAGAAGTAG